TTGGCACAGCCAGAGACCTGTGGTTCGCAGACGGGCAGGTGGCCCGGTTCGCCGCGGACTACGCGGGGCAAGATTTCGATATGCGGATCCTGGTCCGGGGCTTGGATAAGAACTCGATCAGCCAACTGTCTGCGTCGATCACCCGCACGCTCGGCCCGGTGGGTGCGAATGCTGGGGGCGCGCTGCAGCTCTATGACTTCTCGACTGGCAGCTATCCCTATGGCAGTTGGGCCACCGTGCTTACCGAGAACTTTACCATGCAGACGGGAACGGTAACGGCCGAGGTGGGTGGTGACGTGTCGCGGTTCGTGTCGTACGAAGGCGACCTCTTCGTGCGCTATCGCGGCAACCTAAAGAATTCGATGGGCTATGTGGACGTGGACCGGTTGTGGTTCGAGTGGAAGTGACAGCCTAGCTAAGCTGCCTTCGTCGCGGGTGAAGGACGCCTCTCTCGCGCAACGCCTGGGAAGCGGAGGATTACCCGATTGCGCTGCCCGGGCTCGCTCACACAGATCATACGGCCGCCGTGATCCTCCACGATGCTCTTTGCGGCTGCTAAACTCAGTCGCATCTGCTCGGTGGTGGCTTCGAGCGGGTTTATGGCGTCACCGTTCGAGCAGCCGTTTTGAAGGCCCGCGTCTGCTATCTCGATGACCGCTCGAGGGGGTCTTCCCTCCTCGCGCCGTGTGGACACCATGACTGCGCCTCCGGGCTCAGTCCACTCGATAGCGCTCATCACGAGCGTCACGAAGACCTGCTGCAACCGGCTTGGAATCGCGATCACGTCAGGCACGTCTTGATTCAGGTTCGTCTTCACGGTAAGCCGCGACTGAACCAATTCGCTTTCCAACAGCAGCAACGCGTCGCCGAGAACCGCATTCACCCCGACTTGCACGGGCACGGATTGCTCGGGAGAGGTGTACCGGATCAGCGCCTCCAGAACCCTTTTGGAATGGCGAGCGGCCGTCTCCAGCCGTTGCAGTCCGAGGATGAGATGTTGCTTGTCAGCCTCTGCCGCCGGGTCAGTGGACAGCGCCTGCGCCTTCTCCGTCGCATACTCGGCCAGATACTGAACGGCTTCGAGAGGGGTGCTGATGCCGCGGACCACTGTCTCGGCCAGCTTGCCGACCCCAGCCTGCCGCCCTGCTGCGATCAACTCATCGGCACCCTCCTGTAGGCGCTGCACGGCAGCCTCCAAGTGGGCTTCCAGCTGACGGTTCTGAACGTGCAGCTGGCGGGTGCGTACGGCCCGCTCTACGACTACGGACAGCTCGCGGATGTCATCAAGGGGCTTCGTAAGGTAATCGTAGAGGTTCCCAGCACGGACAGCCTCCAACACGTTCTCGAGGGAGCCGTAGGCGGTGAGGATAATGACCTCGCATAGCGGCCACCTGTGCTTTGCGGCGCGCATGACCTCCAGGCCGTTTGCCTTAGGCATTCGCATGTCGGTCACCACCACCGAGTACTCGTTGGCCTCGAGGTAGGAAATAGCCTCGTGCCCATCGGCGGCTCGGTCTACGGCAAACCCAGAGAGTTCGAGCTGTTTGCTGAGGACCTGCCGAAGGCCTTCCTCATCCTCCGCCACTAGAACGCGCTGATCGTGATAGGACATTGTGCCCTTTCGCTACCTACGAGGAGATTATCGGCAGTACGCGAGACGGAGCGGACTGAGCGGAATCCGTGACCCCGGTCGGTCGGGCCGTGGGGCGTGCTACACTCCCGAACCATGGAACAACTGAACTCGCGGGTTCTACGCTGGTCGGAGAGGTTGCGTGCTATTGCACAGACGGGCCTGGCTTTCGGCCCTCACACGTACGACGAAGAGCGCTACTCGGAAGCGCTGCGGCTAGCCGCCGAGATGCAGGCCTTTGCGCTCGCCGAGGACGCCACGGAACTCGAGGACGAGTGGCGGGCCAATATCGGCGAAGGACCACGAGGGTATGTCACGCCGCAGGTTAGCGTGATTGCCGCCATCCTGAACGACAGCCGCGAGTTGCTGTTGATCCATCGCCCAGACACCCGCTGCTGGTTTCCACCATCGGGATGGGCAGACGTGGGCCGAACGGCTGCTGAGGTCATGGCCAAAGAGGTGCGAGAGGAAACCGGCTACCGGGTCCGTCCCGTTAACCTGCTTGGCTGTTTCGACAGCATCGCACGAGGTCTCTCTAGCTTTCACTTCTACTGTTTGTTCTTCGGGTGCCGACTGGAGGGTGGAGAGCTGCGCAAGAACGACTTAGAGGCACTCGACATCGGATGGTTCCCCCAAGATGGGTTGCCCGCGCCACTGCACGGTGGGGACTGGTGGGTTCCCGTATGCTTCGGCCGGGCAGATGGGCCTGGGTTCGACCCCGTGCCTGAGAGCATCTTCGAGGAGGTCTGGAAGTGAGCGACACGATGACGGTCCGCTGGACAGGCGGTATGAGCTTCAGCGCCACCAGCAAGTTTGGGATGGAGATGCGGGCGGACGCATCCAAGCAGGTGGGTGGCGAGGAGTCGGCGCCGACACCTGGCGAGTACCTCTATTTCGCTGCAGCCGGCTGCACGGGCATGGACGTGATTAGCATCCTGAACAAGATGAAGCAGGAGGTCTCGTCCTACACGATCACGCTCGAGGTCGAGCGGCACATGGGCGACTACCCGAGGCCGATCACCAAGTTGAAGGTCATCCACACGCTTTCTGGCCCCCATCTAGACCCTGAGGCGGTCGAGAAAGCGGTGAAGCTCTCGGATGAGAAGTACTGCTTCGTAGCGGCGAGCTTGAGGCAGCATGTAGAGGTGTCGGCGGAGTAC
This DNA window, taken from Fimbriimonadia bacterium, encodes the following:
- a CDS encoding OsmC family protein; protein product: MSDTMTVRWTGGMSFSATSKFGMEMRADASKQVGGEESAPTPGEYLYFAAAGCTGMDVISILNKMKQEVSSYTITLEVERHMGDYPRPITKLKVIHTLSGPHLDPEAVEKAVKLSDEKYCFVAASLRQHVEVSAEYRIE
- a CDS encoding response regulator — its product is MSYHDQRVLVAEDEEGLRQVLSKQLELSGFAVDRAADGHEAISYLEANEYSVVVTDMRMPKANGLEVMRAAKHRWPLCEVIILTAYGSLENVLEAVRAGNLYDYLTKPLDDIRELSVVVERAVRTRQLHVQNRQLEAHLEAAVQRLQEGADELIAAGRQAGVGKLAETVVRGISTPLEAVQYLAEYATEKAQALSTDPAAEADKQHLILGLQRLETAARHSKRVLEALIRYTSPEQSVPVQVGVNAVLGDALLLLESELVQSRLTVKTNLNQDVPDVIAIPSRLQQVFVTLVMSAIEWTEPGGAVMVSTRREEGRPPRAVIEIADAGLQNGCSNGDAINPLEATTEQMRLSLAAAKSIVEDHGGRMICVSEPGQRNRVILRFPGVARERRPSPATKAA
- a CDS encoding NUDIX hydrolase N-terminal domain-containing protein, which produces MRAIAQTGLAFGPHTYDEERYSEALRLAAEMQAFALAEDATELEDEWRANIGEGPRGYVTPQVSVIAAILNDSRELLLIHRPDTRCWFPPSGWADVGRTAAEVMAKEVREETGYRVRPVNLLGCFDSIARGLSSFHFYCLFFGCRLEGGELRKNDLEALDIGWFPQDGLPAPLHGGDWWVPVCFGRADGPGFDPVPESIFEEVWK